A portion of the Pelodiscus sinensis isolate JC-2024 chromosome 20, ASM4963464v1, whole genome shotgun sequence genome contains these proteins:
- the SRSF2 gene encoding serine/arginine-rich splicing factor 2: MSYGRPPPDVEGMTSLKVDNLTYRTSPDTLRRVFEKYGRVGDVYIPRDRYTKESRGFAFVRFHDKRDAEDAMDAMDGAVLDGRELRVQMARYGRPPDSHHSRRGPPPRRYGGSGYGRRSRSPRRRRRSRSRSRSRSRSRSRSRYSRSKSRSRTRSRSRSTSKSRSARRSKSKSSSVSRSRSRSRSRSRSRTPPPASKRESKSRSRSKSPPKSPEEEGAVSS, encoded by the exons ATGAGCTACGGGCGCCCCCCTCCCGATGTGGAGGGCATGACTTCCCTGAAGGTGGATAATCTGACCTACCGCACGTCTCCGGACACGCTGCGGCGGGTCTTTGAGAAGTACGGGCGGGTGGGGGACGTCTACATCCCCCGAGACCGCTACACCAAGGAGAGTCGCGGCTTTGCCTTCGTCCGTTTCCACGACAAGCGCGATGCCGAAGACGCCATGGATGCCATGGACGGTGCAGTGCTGGATGGGCGGGAGCTCCGAGTTCAGATGGCCCGTTATGGGAGGCCACCGGACTCGCATCATAGCCGCCGGGGTCCACCGCCGCGTCGATACGGAGGTAGCGGTTACGGACGCCGCAGCCGCAG CCCCAGAAGACGTCGCCGTAGCCGATCCAGGAGCAGGAGCCGCTCTAGGTCTCGCAGTCGATCCCGCTACAGTCGGTCCAAGTCCAGATCCCGCACACGCTCCCGATCTCGCTCCACCTCCAAGTCTAGGTCTGCCAGGAGATCCAAGTCCAAGTCGTCATCCGTCTCCAGGTCCCGATCCAGATCGAGGTCCCGATCCAGATCTAgaacccccccaccagcctcaaaGAGGGAATCTAAATCTAGATCCAGGTCTAAGAGCCCCCCAAAATCTCCTGAAGAGGAAGGAGCTGTATCCTCTTAG
- the METTL23 gene encoding histone-arginine methyltransferase METTL23 isoform X2, with protein MCEEGPRFSVKEYRFTKEQDEQEREEPTQELVVLIPEVLDSQYGMYVWPCAVVLAQYLWFHRRMLPSKRILEIGAGVSLPGIVAAKCGAEVILTDTEELPQCLENCERSCQINNLLGIHIIALTWGQISPNLLSLPEIDIILASDVFFEPEDFEDILTTVYFLMKRNPAAQFWTTYQVRSSDWSIEALLYKWKLKNVHIPLGSFNADKEHLANSPLPGRHTIEMMIVSL; from the exons ATGTGCGAAGAAGGCCCGCGGTTCAGTGTTAAGGAATACAGATTTACGAAAGAGCAGGATGAACAAGAAAGAGAAGAGCCGACTCAAGAACTGGTGGTACTGATTCCTGAG GTCCTGGATTCCCAATATGGCATGTACGTTTGGCCTTGTGCTGTGGTTCTTGCTCAGTACCTGTGGTTTCACAGAAGAATGCTACCTAGCAAGAGAATTTTGGAG ATTGGAGCAGGTGTGAGCCTACCTGGTATAGTAGCTGCTAAATGCGGTGCTGAAGTGATACTGACAGATACCGAAGAGTTGCCTCAGTGCTTGGAGAACTGTGAGCGAAGCTGTCAAATAAATAACCTTCTAGGGATACACATTATAGCACTCACATGGGGACAAATATCTCCCAATCTGCTCTCTCTGCCTGAAATAGACATTATTCTGGCCTCTGATGTATTTTTTGAGCCTGAAG ATTTTGAAGATATTTTAACTACTGTGTATTTCTTGATGAAAAGGAACCCAGCTGCTCAGTTCTGGACTACTTATCAGGTCCGAAG TTCTGACTGGTCTATTGAAGCTTTACTATACAAATGGAAGTTGAAGAATGTCCACATTCCCTTGGGGTCTTTTAATGCTGACAAGGAACATTTGGCTAACTCTCCTCTCCCAGGAAGGCACACTATAGAAATGATGATAGTCTCCCTATAA
- the METTL23 gene encoding histone-arginine methyltransferase METTL23 isoform X1: MCEEGPRFSVKEYRFTKEQDEQEREEPTQELVVLIPEIIRSLLFQVLDSQYGMYVWPCAVVLAQYLWFHRRMLPSKRILEIGAGVSLPGIVAAKCGAEVILTDTEELPQCLENCERSCQINNLLGIHIIALTWGQISPNLLSLPEIDIILASDVFFEPEDFEDILTTVYFLMKRNPAAQFWTTYQVRSSDWSIEALLYKWKLKNVHIPLGSFNADKEHLANSPLPGRHTIEMMIVSL, encoded by the exons ATGTGCGAAGAAGGCCCGCGGTTCAGTGTTAAGGAATACAGATTTACGAAAGAGCAGGATGAACAAGAAAGAGAAGAGCCGACTCAAGAACTGGTGGTACTGATTCCTGAG ATCATTAGGAGCTTATTGTTTCAGGTCCTGGATTCCCAATATGGCATGTACGTTTGGCCTTGTGCTGTGGTTCTTGCTCAGTACCTGTGGTTTCACAGAAGAATGCTACCTAGCAAGAGAATTTTGGAG ATTGGAGCAGGTGTGAGCCTACCTGGTATAGTAGCTGCTAAATGCGGTGCTGAAGTGATACTGACAGATACCGAAGAGTTGCCTCAGTGCTTGGAGAACTGTGAGCGAAGCTGTCAAATAAATAACCTTCTAGGGATACACATTATAGCACTCACATGGGGACAAATATCTCCCAATCTGCTCTCTCTGCCTGAAATAGACATTATTCTGGCCTCTGATGTATTTTTTGAGCCTGAAG ATTTTGAAGATATTTTAACTACTGTGTATTTCTTGATGAAAAGGAACCCAGCTGCTCAGTTCTGGACTACTTATCAGGTCCGAAG TTCTGACTGGTCTATTGAAGCTTTACTATACAAATGGAAGTTGAAGAATGTCCACATTCCCTTGGGGTCTTTTAATGCTGACAAGGAACATTTGGCTAACTCTCCTCTCCCAGGAAGGCACACTATAGAAATGATGATAGTCTCCCTATAA
- the METTL23 gene encoding histone-arginine methyltransferase METTL23 isoform X3 has protein sequence MYVWPCAVVLAQYLWFHRRMLPSKRILEIGAGVSLPGIVAAKCGAEVILTDTEELPQCLENCERSCQINNLLGIHIIALTWGQISPNLLSLPEIDIILASDVFFEPEDFEDILTTVYFLMKRNPAAQFWTTYQVRSSDWSIEALLYKWKLKNVHIPLGSFNADKEHLANSPLPGRHTIEMMIVSL, from the exons ATGTACGTTTGGCCTTGTGCTGTGGTTCTTGCTCAGTACCTGTGGTTTCACAGAAGAATGCTACCTAGCAAGAGAATTTTGGAG ATTGGAGCAGGTGTGAGCCTACCTGGTATAGTAGCTGCTAAATGCGGTGCTGAAGTGATACTGACAGATACCGAAGAGTTGCCTCAGTGCTTGGAGAACTGTGAGCGAAGCTGTCAAATAAATAACCTTCTAGGGATACACATTATAGCACTCACATGGGGACAAATATCTCCCAATCTGCTCTCTCTGCCTGAAATAGACATTATTCTGGCCTCTGATGTATTTTTTGAGCCTGAAG ATTTTGAAGATATTTTAACTACTGTGTATTTCTTGATGAAAAGGAACCCAGCTGCTCAGTTCTGGACTACTTATCAGGTCCGAAG TTCTGACTGGTCTATTGAAGCTTTACTATACAAATGGAAGTTGAAGAATGTCCACATTCCCTTGGGGTCTTTTAATGCTGACAAGGAACATTTGGCTAACTCTCCTCTCCCAGGAAGGCACACTATAGAAATGATGATAGTCTCCCTATAA